CGTCTGATCGCAGCACCCGCTTGACCGCCGACACCACACCTGATTCCGGCGGCTTTTCCTTGAGCACGCGGGCGGGAACCGCCTTCTGAAGCACGGTCCGCGCCGACAACTTACCGTAGCCGATGTGCGCCAGCAGCTCGTCCGCCTTCTGCGCGCCGTATTCGGTAGCGAACCTCGCGAGTTCCTCGCTTTCCAGAATCGTCTTGGGATTCAGATCGAAACGCCGCGCCTGCTTCTCGAACAGGCGCCGACCGAGCTCGATGCTGCGCGCGCGCTCCTCCCCCTGAAGCACGTGCCTGATCTTGCTCCGTGCGCGAGAGGTCGCAACAAACGTCAACCAGTCGCGGCTCGGCTTGTGCCCGGCCTGCGTGACGATGGCGACGATGTCGCCGTTCTCGAGCCGCGTCCGCAGGGGGACCATCCTGCCGTTGATGCGAGCTCCGACACACTGGTTGCCGACGTCGGTGTGCACGCTGTACGCAAAGTCCACAGCGGTCGCGCCGCGCGGCAACGACTTGACCTCGCCCTTGGGCGTGAAGATGTAGACCTCTTCGGGATACAGGTCGATCTTGAGGTTCCGGAGAAATTCTTCCGGATCCCCGACCTCCTGCTGGAACTCCAGCAGCTGGCGCATCCACTGGAAATTGCGCTCATCGCGCCGATCGCCGACGCGGCCTTCCTTGTACTTCCAGTGCGCCGCAATGCCTTCTTCGGCGCGCCGGTGCATCTCCTCGGTCCGGATCTGGACCTCGAACGGGAAGCCGTGCTCACTGATGACTGAGGTGTGCAGCGACTGATACCCGTTCGGCCGCGGCATCGCGATGAAGTCCTTGATCCGCCCCGGCACGGGTGACCATGTTTGGTGGATGATGCCAAGCGCCGCGTAGCAGTCCCTGACCGATTGCGTGGTCACGCGCAATGCGACGAAGTCGTACACCCGCTCGAGATCGATCTTCTGGCGCTTCAGCTTCAGGTGAATGCTGTAGAGGCGCTTGATCCGTCCGTCGAGATCGATAACGGGCACCTGCGCATCTTCCAGCTTCGCGCGGATCTTCCCGGTCAGCTCTTCGATCACGCCCTCCGCGAACGTCCGTCTGCCCTCGACCTTGGACCGGAGGGCCTCGTAGGCCTTCGGCTCGATGT
This genomic stretch from Candidatus Neomarinimicrobiota bacterium harbors:
- a CDS encoding bifunctional (p)ppGpp synthetase/guanosine-3',5'-bis(diphosphate) 3'-pyrophosphohydrolase; its protein translation is MDRPNLPEERRTTIAQETLDIYAPIANRLGMSKLKNELEELSFRYIEPKAYEALRSKVEGRRTFAEGVIEELTGKIRAKLEDAQVPVIDLDGRIKRLYSIHLKLKRQKIDLERVYDFVALRVTTQSVRDCYAALGIIHQTWSPVPGRIKDFIAMPRPNGYQSLHTSVISEHGFPFEVQIRTEEMHRRAEEGIAAHWKYKEGRVGDRRDERNFQWMRQLLEFQQEVGDPEEFLRNLKIDLYPEEVYIFTPKGEVKSLPRGATAVDFAYSVHTDVGNQCVGARINGRMVPLRTRLENGDIVAIVTQAGHKPSRDWLTFVATSRARSKIRHVLQGEERARSIELGRRLFEKQARRFDLNPKTILESEELARFATEYGAQKADELLAHIGYGKLSARTVLQKAVPARVLKEKPPESGVVSAVKRVLRSD